CCCGGGCGTCGTGCGCGTCGACATCAGCACCGACGCGCAGGACGAGGAGGCGATCACCGGCCGCGAGCGTGAGGTGCTCGCGCTGATCGCGGGCGGCGCAACGGACAAGCAGATCGCCGACGCGCTCTACATCAGCATCCGGACGGTGCGGTCCCACCTCGACCGCATCCACGAGAAGACGGGACTGCGCCGCCGGGCCGACCTGACCCGTCTCGCGTTCCAGCTGGGCATCGCGCCCCGCCGGCCGGAGTAGCAAGAAGGCGGGGTACCGGCTGCATCGCCGATACCCCGCCTACTCGGAACCCTGCCCCAGTTGGTTCCCTTCGAGTATGCGGGCGCGGGTGGCTCCGCTCCAGAGGTAGGAGTGCCCATCTCGCGAGCCGTCGCTCACGATCCGTCGTCCGGTCCGGCCCGCACGACAGCGCGGTGTGACCGGGCCGGGGCTACGACGACGGCGGCGTCGACGTGCTGCCGCTGCTCACGGGCGGCGTGCTCGTCGTGGTGGTCGTCGTGGTCGTCGTCGACGTATCGATCGTCGTCGTGGTCGTCGTCGGCACGGTCGTTGTCGTCGTGGTCGTCACCGGGACCGTCGTCGTCGTTGGCGGCGCCGCGGTCGTGGTCGTCGTCGGTGGCGGCGCCGCGGTCGTCGTCGTGGTCGACGACGTCCCGTCACCCGGCGTCGTGATCACCGGCGGGGTCGGGTCGGTGATGACCGTCGTCGGAGCGGCGGGGTTCACCAGACCGACGACCAACTGGAGCAGCGCGGCGGGCGGCGTCTGCGTCGTCTTCGAGGCGACCTGCGTGATCTGGTTCGTGTTGCCGCTCGGGTCGGTGAGCGAGGGGTTCGCCGCGACCGACTTCGACGTCTTCGGGACCTGGACCTCGGGGTTCGTCGCGTGCAGGTTCTTGCGCGCGCTGATGAGATCCGCGTTCCACTGGTCCAGACGTGACGCGCTCCGGGCACCGTTCCCGACCCGTATCGAATAGCTGAGGTTGCCGAACGTGCCGCGCGACGCGTTCATGAGCGGGATGTTGAACACCGGGTCCTTCTGCACGACCTGCGGGGGGATCCCGACAAAGTCGATGTCCGTGTCGCGCGCGGCGAGGCTCTTCGGGATCACGTCGAGATAGCGCGTGTTCGCCTTCAGACGCGCGTCCGTCACCATGATCACCTCGGTCGCGCGGAACTCGTTGCCGTGCGCGCCCGTCAGCTTCCACTCGCGTCGCACGACGTAGCCGTCGTACGAGTCGAGCCACGCGCGCTCGACGCTCTTGGGCTGCGACTGCGAGCGGAGCGCGACGGGTCCGACGAAGATGATCAGGCTCGCGATGCACGCGAACGCACCGCCGAGCAGCACGGACCGCCGCGCGCGCGGAGGCAGGTCGAGCGACAGCACGCGACCGCTGATGCTGCGGTTCGAATCCGTCCGGTGGGCACGTGACCCGTTCGCTTCCTCGACGAAGGTCGTGTGCCGGCGCGGCGGGGTCACGGTGTCGGCACCGTTCGCGGGCGTCGTGACGAGGGGAGGAAGGCCGACGAGTGCGGGCTCGACGGCCGCGAGCGCGGCGGCGGCCGCGGCGGCGTCGGGGTAGCGCGCGTCGGGGTCCTTGGCGAGCAGCCGGGACAGCACGGCCCACAGCGAGCGCGGGATCGCGCGCGGGCGGCGCACGCGCTGCTGCGCGTGCGCGCGCAGGACTGCGACGGGGTGGTCGCCGACGAAGGGCGGCCGGCCGGTGAGCAGCTCGTAGAGGACGATGCCGACCGAGTACACGTCCGACGCGGGCGTCGGGTCGCTCCCCGTGCCCAGCTCGGGCGCCATGTAGCGCGGCGTGCCAATCAGGCCGGTGATGCGCGTGACCGTCGCGGCGTCGACGAGGCGCGAGATGCCGAAGTCGGACAGCTTGGCGATCGGCTCTCCGTCGCCGTCGATGTCGACGAGCACGTTCTCGGGCTTGACGTCGCGGTGC
This genomic interval from Acidimicrobiia bacterium contains the following:
- a CDS encoding serine/threonine-protein kinase, with amino-acid sequence MRRLGSGYALERIVGRGGTGEVWRAHDDGGGSVAVKILRPEFVADDHVVTRFVRERDVLRSVRNPHVVGVRDLVVEGDTVAIVMDYVEHSDLRAFIQDQGGALAPAVAVRFAREMLDALAAVHGAGVVHRDVKPENVLVDIDGDGEPIAKLSDFGISRLVDAATVTRITGLIGTPRYMAPELGTGSDPTPASDVYSVGIVLYELLTGRPPFVGDHPVAVLRAHAQQRVRRPRAIPRSLWAVLSRLLAKDPDARYPDAAAAAAALAAVEPALVGLPPLVTTPANGADTVTPPRRHTTFVEEANGSRAHRTDSNRSISGRVLSLDLPPRARRSVLLGGAFACIASLIIFVGPVALRSQSQPKSVERAWLDSYDGYVVRREWKLTGAHGNEFRATEVIMVTDARLKANTRYLDVIPKSLAARDTDIDFVGIPPQVVQKDPVFNIPLMNASRGTFGNLSYSIRVGNGARSASRLDQWNADLISARKNLHATNPEVQVPKTSKSVAANPSLTDPSGNTNQITQVASKTTQTPPAALLQLVVGLVNPAAPTTVITDPTPPVITTPGDGTSSTTTTTAAPPPTTTTTAAPPTTTTVPVTTTTTTTVPTTTTTTIDTSTTTTTTTTTSTPPVSSGSTSTPPSS